A window of the Scandinavium goeteborgense genome harbors these coding sequences:
- the mdoH gene encoding glucans biosynthesis glucosyltransferase MdoH, with translation MNKINEYIDAMPLSDTEKAALPTTDYRALHQALDTEHTPIAREDDSPLGSVKARLEQAWPDSLAEGQLIKDAEGRTQLEAMPKATRSSMFPDPWRTNPIGRFWDRMLGREVQPRYLSRLTQEEREHEAKWRTVGTIRRYILLLLTLAQTVVATWYMKTILPYQGWALVNPLDMRDQDLLVSFMQLLPYVLQTGILILFAILFCWVSAGFWTALMGFLQLLMGRDKYSISASTVGDEALNPEHRTALIMPICNEDVDRVFAGLRATWESVKATGNHKHFDVYVLSDSYDPDICMREQKAWMELIAEVQGEGQIFYRRRRRRVKRKSGNIDDFCRRWGSQYSYMVVLDADSVMTGDCLCGLVRLMEANPNAGIIQSSPKASGMDTLYARCQQFATRVYGPLFTAGLHFWQLGESHYWGHNAIIRVKPFIEHCALAPLPGEGSFAGSILSHDFVEAALMRRAGWGVWIAYDLPGSYEELPPNLLDELKRDRRWCHGNLMNFRLFLVKGMHPVHRAVFLTGVMSYLSAPLWFSFLALSTALQVVHALTEPQYFLQPRQLFPVWPQWRPELAIALFASTMVLLFLPKLLSIILIWCKGSKEFGGFFRVTLSLLLEVLFSVLLAPVRMLFHTVFVVSAFLGWEVVWNSPQRDDDSTPWGEAFMRHGSQLLLGLVWAVGMAWLDLRFLFWLAPIVFSLILSPFVSVISSRATIGLRTKRWKLFLIPEEYSPPQVLQDTDKYVVLNRTRSLDNGFMHAVFNPSFNALATAMATARHRDSQVQEIARDRHVEQALNETPDKLNRDRRLVLLSDPVTMARMHYRVWSAPERYSSWVNHYAEITLNPMAIKAK, from the coding sequence ATGAATAAGATAAACGAATACATCGATGCAATGCCCCTCTCAGATACTGAGAAGGCGGCATTGCCGACCACTGATTATCGTGCTCTGCATCAGGCGCTGGACACCGAACATACCCCGATTGCGCGTGAAGATGATTCACCGCTCGGTTCGGTAAAAGCGCGTCTGGAGCAGGCGTGGCCGGATTCGCTGGCTGAAGGGCAGTTAATCAAAGACGCGGAAGGGCGCACCCAGCTTGAGGCTATGCCAAAAGCGACGCGTTCTTCAATGTTCCCGGATCCATGGCGCACCAACCCGATTGGTCGCTTCTGGGACAGAATGCTGGGCCGCGAGGTTCAGCCGCGTTATTTGTCACGTCTGACGCAGGAAGAGCGTGAGCACGAGGCCAAGTGGCGTACCGTCGGGACTATCCGTCGCTACATTCTGCTGTTGCTGACGCTGGCGCAAACCGTCGTCGCAACCTGGTACATGAAAACCATTCTGCCGTATCAGGGTTGGGCGCTGGTTAACCCACTAGACATGCGCGACCAGGATCTGCTGGTTTCCTTTATGCAGCTTCTGCCGTACGTGCTGCAAACGGGGATCCTTATCCTGTTCGCTATTCTGTTCTGCTGGGTCTCTGCCGGTTTCTGGACCGCGTTGATGGGCTTCCTGCAGTTGCTGATGGGCCGCGATAAATACAGTATTTCAGCGTCAACCGTCGGTGACGAAGCGCTGAATCCTGAGCATCGCACCGCGCTTATCATGCCTATCTGTAACGAAGACGTAGACCGCGTATTCGCCGGCCTGCGTGCGACCTGGGAGTCGGTAAAAGCGACCGGCAACCACAAGCATTTCGACGTGTACGTGCTCAGCGACAGTTATGATCCTGATATCTGTATGCGTGAGCAGAAAGCATGGATGGAGCTGATTGCGGAAGTGCAGGGCGAAGGGCAGATTTTCTACCGTCGTCGCCGTCGTCGTGTGAAGCGTAAAAGCGGTAACATCGATGACTTCTGCCGTCGTTGGGGTAGCCAGTACAGCTACATGGTGGTGCTGGACGCTGACTCCGTAATGACCGGTGACTGCCTGTGTGGTCTGGTGCGTCTGATGGAAGCGAACCCGAATGCCGGGATCATCCAGTCTTCGCCAAAAGCCTCCGGCATGGACACGCTGTATGCGCGTTGCCAGCAGTTTGCGACCCGCGTTTACGGTCCGCTGTTTACCGCTGGTCTGCACTTCTGGCAGTTGGGTGAATCCCATTACTGGGGTCACAACGCCATTATCCGCGTGAAGCCGTTCATCGAGCACTGTGCGCTGGCACCGCTGCCGGGTGAAGGTTCATTCGCCGGTTCCATCCTCTCCCACGACTTCGTGGAAGCGGCGCTGATGCGTCGTGCAGGGTGGGGCGTGTGGATTGCCTATGACTTGCCAGGTTCGTATGAAGAGCTGCCGCCAAACCTGCTGGACGAACTGAAGCGTGACCGTCGCTGGTGTCACGGGAACCTGATGAACTTCCGTCTGTTCCTCGTGAAAGGCATGCACCCGGTACACCGTGCGGTGTTCCTGACCGGTGTTATGTCATACCTGTCTGCGCCGCTGTGGTTTAGCTTCCTCGCCTTGTCGACGGCGCTCCAGGTGGTTCATGCGCTCACCGAGCCGCAGTACTTCCTGCAGCCGCGTCAGCTGTTCCCGGTATGGCCGCAGTGGCGTCCGGAATTGGCTATCGCGCTGTTTGCGTCGACCATGGTGCTGCTGTTCCTGCCTAAGCTGCTGAGTATCATCCTCATCTGGTGTAAGGGGTCGAAAGAGTTTGGCGGTTTCTTCCGCGTGACCCTTTCCCTGCTGCTGGAAGTGTTGTTCTCAGTGCTGCTGGCCCCGGTACGTATGCTGTTCCACACCGTCTTCGTGGTCAGTGCGTTCCTTGGCTGGGAAGTGGTATGGAATTCACCACAGCGTGATGATGACTCAACCCCATGGGGTGAAGCCTTCATGCGCCACGGTTCTCAGCTGCTGCTGGGTCTGGTGTGGGCGGTCGGTATGGCGTGGCTGGACTTGCGTTTCCTGTTCTGGCTGGCACCGATTGTCTTCTCGCTGATCCTGTCGCCGTTCGTGTCGGTGATTTCAAGCCGTGCGACCATCGGTCTGCGTACCAAACGCTGGAAGCTGTTCCTGATCCCGGAAGAGTATTCCCCGCCGCAGGTTCTGCAAGACACCGACAAGTACGTGGTGCTGAACCGCACCCGTTCGCTGGACAATGGTTTTATGCACGCGGTGTTCAACCCGTCGTTTAACGCCCTGGCGACGGCGATGGCCACGGCGCGTCACCGCGACAGTCAAGTGCAGGAAATTGCCCGCGACCGTCACGTTGAGCAAGCGCTGAACGAAACGCCGGACAAACTGAATCGCGACCGCCGCCTGGTGCTGCTGAGCGATCCGGTGACTATGGCACGCATGCACTATCGTGTATGGTCTGCGCCGGAGAGATACTCTTCGTGGGTGAACCATTACGCGGAAATCACGCTCAATCCAATGGCGATTAAAGCGAAGTAA
- the mdoG gene encoding glucans biosynthesis protein MdoG: MKNKPQMMKLRWIGAAIMLSLCTSSAWAFSIDDVAKEAKSLAGKGYEAPKSNLPSVFRDMKYADYQQIQFNHDKAYWSKVKTPFKLEFYHQGMYFDTPVAINEVTATSVKKIKYSPDYFNFGNVQHDKDTVKDLGFAGFKVLYPINSKDKNDEIVSMLGASYFRVLGQGQTYGLSARGLAIDTALPSGEEFPRFREFWIERPKATDKRLTIYALLDSPRATGAYRFVVMPGRDTVVDVQSKVYLRDKVGKLGVAPLTSMFLFGPNQPSPTTNFRPELHDSNGLSILAGNGEWIWRPLNNPKHLAVSSYATENPKGFGLLQRGRQFSRYEDLDDRYDLRPSAWITPKGDWGKGKVELVEIPTNDETNDNIVAYWTPDQLPDPGKEMNFKYTITFSRDEDKLHAPDSAYVMQTRRSTGDVKQSNLIRQPDGTIAFVIDYTGADMKKMPQDTPVTAQTSIGDNGEIVDSNVRYNPMTKGWRLTMRVKVKDVKKTTDMRAALVNGDQTLSETWSYQLPANE; the protein is encoded by the coding sequence ATGAAAAATAAACCACAGATGATGAAACTGCGTTGGATAGGCGCAGCCATAATGTTGTCCCTGTGTACTTCATCTGCATGGGCGTTCAGTATTGATGATGTAGCGAAGGAAGCGAAATCGCTCGCCGGCAAGGGCTACGAAGCGCCAAAAAGTAACCTGCCCTCCGTTTTCCGCGACATGAAATACGCGGATTATCAGCAAATTCAGTTTAACCACGACAAAGCTTACTGGAGCAAGGTCAAGACTCCGTTCAAGCTTGAGTTTTACCATCAGGGGATGTATTTCGACACGCCAGTCGCCATTAATGAAGTGACGGCCACGTCGGTGAAGAAAATCAAATACAGCCCGGATTACTTCAATTTTGGCAATGTCCAGCATGATAAAGACACCGTCAAGGATCTGGGTTTTGCCGGGTTTAAAGTGCTGTATCCGATCAACAGCAAAGATAAAAACGACGAAATCGTCAGCATGCTCGGAGCCAGCTATTTCCGCGTTCTCGGTCAGGGCCAAACTTATGGCTTGTCTGCCCGCGGTCTCGCCATTGATACTGCTTTGCCATCCGGCGAAGAGTTCCCGCGTTTTCGTGAGTTCTGGATTGAGCGTCCAAAAGCGACCGACAAACGTCTGACTATTTATGCACTGCTGGATTCCCCGCGTGCGACCGGCGCCTATCGCTTTGTCGTGATGCCTGGCCGCGATACCGTGGTTGATGTGCAGTCTAAAGTTTACCTGCGTGATAAAGTGGGGAAACTGGGCGTAGCACCTCTGACCAGCATGTTCCTGTTTGGGCCGAATCAGCCATCTCCGACCACCAACTTCCGTCCTGAACTGCATGACTCTAACGGTCTGTCGATTCTGGCCGGTAACGGAGAATGGATCTGGCGTCCGCTGAATAACCCGAAACACCTGGCAGTGAGCAGCTACGCGACCGAAAATCCGAAAGGCTTTGGTCTGTTGCAGCGCGGCCGTCAGTTCTCGCGTTATGAGGATCTGGACGATCGTTATGACCTGCGCCCAAGCGCGTGGATCACCCCGAAAGGCGACTGGGGTAAAGGGAAAGTCGAGCTGGTGGAAATTCCAACCAACGACGAAACCAACGATAACATCGTCGCTTACTGGACGCCGGATCAGCTGCCGGACCCAGGTAAAGAGATGAACTTCAAATACACCATCACTTTCAGCCGTGACGAAGACAAACTGCACGCACCGGACAGCGCGTATGTGATGCAAACGCGCCGTTCAACGGGTGACGTGAAGCAGTCGAATCTCATTCGTCAGCCGGATGGCACTATCGCGTTTGTCATCGACTACACCGGTGCGGACATGAAAAAGATGCCGCAGGATACGCCGGTGACCGCCCAGACCAGTATTGGTGACAACGGGGAAATCGTGGACAGCAACGTTCGCTATAACCCGATGACCAAAGGCTGGCGACTGACGATGCGTGTGAAAGTCAAAGATGTGAAGAAAACGACCGACATGCGTGCGGCCCTGGTCAATGGCGATCAGACGCTGAGTGAAACCTGGAGCTATCAGCTACCTGCCAATGAATAA
- the mdoC gene encoding glucans biosynthesis protein MdoC has protein sequence MNTTPPQREYFLDSIRAWLMLLGIPFHISLIYSSHIWHVNSAEPSWWLTLFNDFVHSFRMQVFFVISGYFSYMLFLRYPMKKWWKVRVERVGIPMLTAIPLLTLPQFLMLQHVEGKSATWHTLTGYQKFNTLAWELVSHLWFLLVLVVLTTLGLALFHWIKKRQQASIVGFFSHVTMGQLTGLFLALGIVYAIIRRTLFIVYPPILSDGIFNFVVMQTLFYLPFFILGAQAFVNPRLKDLFTTPSPWCMAGAALGFIAYRLNQQYGSGDAWMYETEYVITMVLGLWMVNVVFAFGHRMLNFKSSRVTYFVNASLFIYLVHHPLTLLYGAWITPYIHSNLLGFITGLVFVIGIAIILYEIHLRIPLLRFLFSGKPQTPPNKTQPSAQ, from the coding sequence ATGAATACTACACCCCCGCAACGCGAATATTTCCTTGACTCCATCCGCGCCTGGCTGATGCTGTTGGGTATCCCCTTTCATATTTCCCTGATTTATTCCAGCCACATCTGGCACGTCAACAGTGCGGAGCCTTCATGGTGGCTGACGCTGTTCAACGATTTTGTTCACTCATTTCGTATGCAGGTCTTTTTCGTCATTTCCGGCTATTTCTCCTACATGCTGTTTTTGCGCTATCCAATGAAGAAATGGTGGAAGGTGCGCGTAGAGCGCGTCGGCATCCCGATGTTGACCGCCATTCCCCTACTGACGCTGCCGCAATTTTTAATGCTTCAGCACGTTGAGGGTAAATCGGCGACCTGGCATACGCTGACCGGCTATCAAAAATTCAACACTCTGGCGTGGGAACTAGTGTCTCACCTGTGGTTCCTGCTGGTTCTGGTGGTGCTGACCACGCTGGGCCTGGCGCTGTTCCATTGGATCAAAAAACGCCAGCAGGCCTCGATTGTCGGGTTCTTTAGTCACGTCACCATGGGCCAGTTGACCGGGCTGTTCCTTGCGCTGGGCATTGTGTACGCCATTATTCGCCGGACGCTGTTCATCGTGTATCCCCCGATCCTCAGCGACGGTATTTTCAACTTCGTGGTGATGCAGACCCTGTTCTATCTGCCGTTCTTTATTCTTGGCGCCCAGGCGTTTGTGAATCCACGTCTGAAAGATTTGTTCACCACCCCGTCACCGTGGTGCATGGCGGGCGCGGCGCTCGGCTTTATCGCCTATCGCCTGAACCAGCAGTACGGCTCTGGCGACGCCTGGATGTATGAAACCGAGTATGTGATTACGATGGTGTTGGGTCTGTGGATGGTGAACGTGGTGTTTGCATTTGGTCACCGGATGCTGAATTTCAAATCCAGCCGCGTGACCTATTTCGTTAACGCTTCGCTGTTTATCTATCTGGTTCACCACCCGTTGACCCTGCTGTACGGCGCGTGGATCACCCCGTACATCCACTCTAACCTGTTAGGCTTTATCACGGGTCTGGTGTTCGTTATCGGGATTGCCATTATCCTGTACGAAATTCATCTTCGCATTCCGCTGCTGCGTTTCCTGTTCTCAGGCAAACCGCAGACGCCGCCGAACAAAACTCAGCCTTCCGCACAGTAA